A DNA window from Myxocyprinus asiaticus isolate MX2 ecotype Aquarium Trade chromosome 45, UBuf_Myxa_2, whole genome shotgun sequence contains the following coding sequences:
- the LOC127435126 gene encoding cerebral dopamine neurotrophic factor-like, which translates to MSLNNSFASPFLLLLFVVLFSVTDAEECEVCVGFLGRLYNSLVIRHKELTPELVEEGLIRACAEATGKENRLCYYLGASSDAAAKATGEVSRPLSAHVPVHKICLRLQHMDGQICELRYERPVLDWSRDSLFKMRVLELKKVLASWGEECRACLEKSEFIDLIQKVASKHSTAQHRTHAEEF; encoded by the exons ATGTCTTTAAACAACTCCTTTGCCAGCCCGTttcttttgcttttgtttgttgttttattctcagTAACTGATGCAGAGGAATGCGAAG TGTGTGTCGGGTTTCTGGGGCGGCTTTATAACTCATTGGTGATCAGACACAAAGAGCTGACCCCAGAGCTAGTGGAGGAGGGTTTGATCAGAGCGTGTGCTGAAGCTACAGGAAAAGAAAACCGACTA TGTTATTACCTGGGAGCCTCCAGTGATGCAGCAGCCAAAGCAACAGGTGAGGTGAGCCGCCCCCTCAGTGCACATGTTCCTGTCCACAAAATTTGCCTAAGACTTCAGCACATGGACGGACAGATCTGTGAGCTCAGATATG AACGTCCAGTGCTTGACTGGAGCAGAGATTCTTTGTTTAAAATGCGCGTGCTTGAGCTGAAGAAAGTGTTGGCGTCTTGGGGGGAGGAGTGCAGAGCCTGTCTTGAGAAGAGCGAATTTATAGATCTCATCCAGAAGGTGGCCTCCAAACACAGCACAGCGCAGCACAGAACACATGCAGAGGAGTTCTGA